The Lactuca sativa cultivar Salinas chromosome 2, Lsat_Salinas_v11, whole genome shotgun sequence genome includes a window with the following:
- the LOC111915330 gene encoding rho GTPase-activating protein 7 gives MSASLATFTRPRIGATNTVFKSGPLFISSKGLGWKSWKKRWFILTRTSLVFFKNDPSALPQTQRGSEVNLTLGGIDLNNSGSVVVREDKKLLTVLFPDGRDGRAFTLKAETSEDLYEWKTALEHALSQAPNAALVMGQNGIFRNDTTDSTEGPFYQWSNKRPIKSLVVGRPILLALEDIDGGPSFLEKALRFLEKHGSKVEGILRQAADVEEVDRRVQEYETGKTEFSSDEDAHVVGDCVKHVLRELPSSPVPASCCTALLEAYKIDQKESRVNAMRAAILETFPEPNRRLLQRILKMMHTISLHTSENLMTASAVAACMAPLLLRPLLAGECELEDDFDNNNNNPNNSAQLLAAANAANNAQSIIATLLEEYDIIFDDDAMLRCSMSADSRDISGSEDSSDDENVEIKNNVYHDAQNEADQETDDDEEEDDPERVFSGKLSESSGYAGSDLYDFKAYGGDESDVVSPKNNINSAEKSNSLLAESQQHLGDSIVEINEQQMKQNRANDNESCAGTPLSKLTTASNNNSRRSTIWGRNNGRKTPSMESIDSSGEEELALQKLELTKNDLRQRIAKEARGNAILQASLERRKQALHERRLALEQDVSRLQEQLQAERDLRAALEVGLSMSSGQVSGSRNMDSKTRAELEEIALAEADVARLKHKVAELHQQLHQQRQHHYGSLSNASDRFQQRGFQQGFDSTIAIINHERKQRSEETSLGAELRNIKGQALMNGNKSRKTTTHKPFLDSQSLSDSKTSTQASTSLSMDDFGAVDSVGIMPSTSKPAEVNDYPRQQLATSSTLVELTTRLDFFKERRSQLMEQLHNLDLNYGSTTQDLTYKQPSPGWNILKRS, from the exons ATGTCTGCTTCTTTGGCGACATTCACGCGTCCCAGAATTGGAGCGACAAACACG GTTTTCAAGAGTGGGCCACTGTTCATATCTTCTAAAG GATTGGGCTGGAAGTCATGGAAGAAGCGTTGGTTTATTCTCACACGCACTTCTCTGGTGTTCTTCAAAAATGATCCA AGTGCACTTCCTCAGACTCAGAGAGGAAGTGAAGTAAATCTGACATTGGGGGGAATTGACTTGAACAATTCTGGAAG TGTTGTTGTTAGAGAGGACAAAAAGCTTCTAACTGTTTTATTCCCTGATGGACGCGATGGGCGAGCATTTACTCTCAAG GCAGAGACTTCAGAGGATTTGTATGAGTGGAAAACAGCTCTTGAACATGCTCTATCACAAGCACCAAATGCAGCCCTTGTTATGGGACAAAATGGAATCTTCCGGAATGATACTACAGATTCCACTGAAGGCCCCTTCTATCAAT GGAGTAATAAAAGACCGATTAAGTCTTTGGTTGTTGGAAGACCAATATTGCTAGCATTGGAGGACATAGATGGAGGCCCATCTTTCCTTGAGAAAGCACTTAGATTTCTTGAGAAACATG GAAGCAAAGTAGAAGGAATCTTGAGACAAGCTGCTGATGTAGAGGAGGTTGATCGCAGGGTTCAAGAATATGAAACAG GCAAAACTGAATTCAGTTCTGATGAGGATGCACACGTTGTTGGTGATTGTGTTAAG CATGTTCTTCGAGAGCTACCCTCATCACCTGTTCCTGCATCCTGCTGCACTGCTTTATTGGAAGCTTATA AAATTGATCAGAAGGAATCTCGAGTAAATGCTATGCGTGCTGCAATCTTGGAAACATTTCCTGAACCAAACAGGCGTTTGTTGCAAAG AATCCTGAAGATGATGCACACGATTTCCTTGCATACTTCTGAAAACCTAATGACAGCATCAGCAGTTGCTGCTTGCATGGCACCATTGCTATTACGCCCACTTTTAGCTGGTGAATGTGAGTTGGAGGatgattttgataataataataataatcccaACAATTCTGCTCAGTTGCTTGCTGCTGCTAATGCTGCTAATAATGCTCAATCTATTATTGCAACTCTCCTAGAGGAATATGATATTATCTTTGAT gATGATGCGATGCTGAGATGTTCTATGTCAGCAGATTCTAGGGACATTAGTGGAAGTGAAGATTCGAGTGATGATGAAAATGTGgaaataaaaaacaatgtttatCATGATGCACAAAATGAAGCTGATCAGGAAactgatgatgatgaggaagagGATGATCCTGAACGTGTTTTTAGTGGAAAATTGAGTGAAAGCAGTGGTTATGCTGGCAGTGATCTTTATGACTTTAAG GCATATGGAGGTGATGAATCAGATGTGGTATCCCCAAAAAACAACATTAATTCAGCagaaaaatcaaattcattattaGCAGAGTCTCAACAACATCTTGGAGATTCTATTGTTGAAATTAATGAGCAACAAATGAAGCAAAACAGGGCAAATGACAATGAATCATGCGCTGGGACTCCACTTTCCAAACTAACAACTGCCTCCAACAATAATTCTAGACGTTCAACAATTTGGGGAAGGAATAAT GGCAGAAAGACACCATCAATGGAATCAATCGATTCTTCTGGAGAAGAGGA ACTTGCTCTTCAAAAGCTTGAGCTCACGAAAAACGACTTGCGACAAAGAATCGCAAAGGAG GCTAGAGGAAATGCAATACTTCAAGCTAGCTTGGAAAGAAGGAAGCAAGCATTGCATGAGCGCCGATTGGCACTTGAACAAGAT GTTTCAAGATTGCAAGAACAGCTACAAGCTGAGAGAGATTTAAGAGCTGCATTAGAAGTCGGATTAAGCATGTCTTCTGGACAGGTGTCAGGATCCCGTAACATGGATTCAAAg ACAAGGGCAGAGCTTGAGGAGATTGCTCTTGCTGAAGCAGATGTTGCCAGATTGAAACATAAAGTTGCAGAGTTGCATCAACAACTTCATCAACAACGCCAACATCACTATGGCTCTCTCTCTAATGCTTCTGATCGATTCCAACA GAGAGGTTTTCAGCAAGGCTTTGATTCTACTATTGCTATAATCAACCATGAAAGGAAACAAAGATCAGAG GAAACTTCATTGGGAGCAGAGTTAAGAAACATCAAAGGGCAGGCCTTAATGAATGGAAACAAGAGTAGGAAAACTACTACTCATAAGCCATTTTTAGACTCACAAAGCTTGAGTGATTCTAAAACTAGTACACAGGCTTCCACAAGTTTATCCATGGATGATTTTGGGGCTGTTGATTCTGTGGGTATTATGCCATCTACATCAAAACCAGCCGAG GTGAACGATTATCCAAGACAACAATTGGCAACATCTTCCACATTGGTAGAATTAACAACTCGCCTTGATTTCTTCAAAGAACGAAGGTCTCAACTCATGGAACAACTTCACAATCTTGACTTAAACTATGGGTCCACAACACAAGATCTTACATATAAACAACCGTCGCCAGGCTGGAACATACTTAAAAGAAGCTGA